One window from the genome of Methylothermaceae bacteria B42 encodes:
- a CDS encoding D-tyrosyl-tRNA(Tyr) deacylase yields the protein MIAVIQRVNQACVTVAGETVGKIGRGILVLAAVEKGDTQAQVQRMAQRLLSYRIFPDEADKMNLSVRDIDGELLLVSQFTLAADTRKGTRPSFTPAADPETGRRLFEALVDEICQQYPRIQTGRFGANMQVSLVNDGPVTFIIRASSGQE from the coding sequence ATGATTGCTGTGATCCAGCGGGTCAACCAGGCCTGCGTTACGGTTGCCGGGGAGACTGTGGGGAAAATCGGCCGTGGCATTTTGGTTTTGGCGGCGGTAGAAAAAGGTGACACCCAAGCCCAGGTGCAACGCATGGCCCAGCGGCTGCTGAGCTACCGGATTTTCCCTGATGAAGCAGACAAAATGAACCTCAGTGTCAGGGATATTGACGGTGAACTGCTACTGGTATCCCAATTCACCCTCGCCGCCGATACCCGCAAAGGCACCCGGCCCAGCTTCACCCCCGCCGCTGATCCGGAAACCGGCAGACGACTCTTCGAGGCACTGGTAGATGAGATTTGTCAACAATATCCCAGAATTCAGACAGGCCGCTTTGGCGCGAACATGCAAGTCAGTCTTGTCAATGATGGGCCGGTGACATTTATCATTAGGGCCTCCTCCGGGCAGGAGTAA
- the rplI gene encoding 50S ribosomal protein L9 (in Escherichia coli this protein is wrapped around the base of the L1 stalk) has translation MEVILLEKIANLGDLGSRVNVKNGYARNYLIPQGKAARATPERIAEFEKRRAELEKKAAQSLAEAKSRAEKLESLEVEIVQKAGPEGKLYGSVGTQNLAEAITAAGVEVSRQEVRLPEGPLRHTGEFDVELQLHPDVTATVKVIVRPE, from the coding sequence ATGGAAGTCATATTATTGGAAAAAATCGCCAATTTGGGTGATCTGGGTAGCCGGGTCAATGTAAAAAATGGTTATGCACGCAACTACTTGATTCCACAAGGTAAGGCCGCCCGGGCGACGCCTGAGCGTATCGCCGAGTTCGAAAAACGGCGCGCGGAATTGGAGAAAAAGGCGGCGCAGTCCTTGGCTGAAGCCAAGTCACGAGCCGAGAAGCTGGAAAGCTTGGAAGTGGAAATCGTGCAAAAAGCAGGACCAGAGGGCAAGCTTTACGGTTCCGTGGGCACCCAGAATCTTGCCGAAGCGATTACCGCTGCGGGTGTGGAGGTTTCCCGTCAGGAAGTCCGGTTGCCGGAAGGGCCATTGCGTCATACCGGTGAATTCGATGTTGAATTGCAATTACATCCCGATGTGACCGCGACCGTCAAAGTCATTGTCCGTCCAGAATAA
- the rpsR gene encoding 30S ribosomal protein S18 (binds as a heterodimer with protein S6 to the central domain of the 16S rRNA; helps stabilize the platform of the 30S subunit) — MARQQFRRRKYCRFTEEGIKEIDYKDLALLQDFITETGKIVPSRITGTSAKYQRQLATAIKRARYLALLPYCDAHK; from the coding sequence ATGGCACGTCAACAATTCAGAAGACGCAAATATTGCCGGTTCACGGAAGAAGGCATTAAAGAAATCGATTATAAAGACCTTGCCTTGTTGCAGGACTTTATTACCGAAACCGGAAAGATCGTCCCAAGCCGGATCACTGGCACCAGCGCGAAATACCAGCGGCAATTGGCAACGGCGATCAAGCGGGCGCGGTATCTTGCCCTGTTGCCCTACTGCGACGCCCACAAATAA
- a CDS encoding NAD(FAD)-dependent dehydrogenase: MAEYQVAKTKDLSPGEMKQVQAGRTAILLVRSNEGFHALGALCSHYEAPLAAGALCDDRVICPWHHACFSIRTGKLLEPPGLDGIPVYPVRVENDEIWVTIPEEQSVASPPRRQPGDDRVCVVAGGGCAGAYAVESLRDQGFGGRIVWAAGTQEFPPIDRPLLSKGYLSGEASEAWLPLRTEDFYLEREIEVIREQVNQLDANHKTVTLDGGEVIQYDSAILATGAVARHLPIPGIELAGIFSLHTLPEAQKLSEAAQSAKQAVIIGAGFIGMEVTQSLLKQGLKVTVIAPETIPFERILGTEIGAMLCQLHQEHGVDFRLGRTVQAFTGQDHVQKVVLDDGSQINVDLVVIGVGVQPATDFVSGVNKAKDGSIIVDDSLKAADNLYAAGDLARFPDWRTGDTIRIEHWRVAAQHGRIAGSNAAGSNQSYRGVPYFWTRQYGITLHYLGHAQQWDEIQTNGNVNEHDFIAYFLKGGKVHAVAGMEREKELALLEEKMRREGLLSLEKLA; this comes from the coding sequence ATGGCCGAATATCAAGTTGCCAAAACCAAGGACCTTTCCCCTGGAGAAATGAAACAAGTCCAAGCAGGCCGCACTGCTATACTCCTAGTTCGTTCAAATGAGGGTTTTCATGCTTTGGGCGCCCTTTGCAGCCATTATGAGGCCCCCTTGGCAGCCGGCGCTTTATGTGATGATCGCGTCATCTGCCCCTGGCATCATGCCTGTTTCAGCATTCGCACGGGAAAACTGCTGGAACCGCCTGGCCTGGATGGCATACCTGTCTACCCAGTGCGGGTCGAAAATGATGAAATCTGGGTCACCATTCCGGAAGAACAGAGCGTTGCTTCTCCCCCTCGCCGCCAGCCTGGCGATGACAGGGTTTGCGTGGTAGCGGGAGGCGGTTGCGCCGGCGCTTATGCTGTGGAATCTCTACGCGACCAAGGATTCGGTGGACGTATTGTTTGGGCTGCGGGCACACAAGAGTTCCCCCCTATTGACCGCCCATTATTGAGTAAAGGCTATCTCAGCGGAGAAGCTTCCGAGGCTTGGCTGCCTCTGCGCACAGAAGATTTTTACCTGGAGAGGGAAATCGAGGTAATTCGCGAGCAGGTAAATCAATTGGATGCCAATCACAAAACCGTCACCCTAGATGGTGGCGAGGTCATCCAATATGACAGCGCCATCCTCGCCACTGGCGCGGTCGCGCGCCACTTGCCCATCCCCGGTATTGAGCTGGCAGGAATTTTCTCTTTGCATACCCTACCTGAAGCGCAAAAACTGTCTGAAGCAGCGCAATCGGCTAAACAGGCTGTTATCATTGGCGCTGGTTTCATTGGCATGGAGGTGACTCAAAGTTTGCTTAAACAAGGGCTGAAAGTAACCGTCATTGCCCCGGAAACCATCCCATTCGAGCGCATTCTAGGGACTGAGATTGGCGCCATGCTCTGTCAGCTACACCAGGAACACGGGGTTGATTTTCGCTTAGGCCGCACGGTTCAAGCCTTTACAGGACAAGACCATGTTCAAAAAGTGGTTCTGGACGACGGAAGTCAGATCAATGTGGATTTAGTCGTCATCGGCGTGGGCGTTCAACCCGCCACGGATTTTGTCAGCGGGGTAAACAAAGCCAAAGATGGAAGCATCATTGTGGACGATTCGCTAAAGGCGGCCGACAATCTTTACGCCGCAGGAGATTTAGCACGCTTTCCCGACTGGCGCACGGGTGATACGATCCGCATCGAACACTGGCGGGTTGCCGCTCAACACGGGCGGATTGCTGGCAGCAATGCCGCTGGAAGCAATCAATCGTACCGCGGCGTACCCTATTTTTGGACTCGCCAATATGGAATCACATTGCACTATCTTGGCCATGCTCAACAATGGGACGAGATCCAAACCAATGGCAATGTTAATGAACATGACTTCATTGCCTATTTCTTAAAGGGGGGTAAAGTCCATGCGGTTGCTGGTATGGAAAGGGAAAAGGAGCTAGCTTTATTGGAGGAAAAGATGCGGCGCGAGGGGTTGCTCTCTTTAGAGAAACTGGCCTAA
- a CDS encoding 30S ribosomal protein S6, whose protein sequence is MRHYEVVFLVHPDQSPQVPAMLERYRSMIENDGGKIHRLEDWGRRQLAYSIQKLHKAHYILMNIECDQKTIDELQSHFRFNDAILRDLFIRRDEAVTEPSPMAKAMESERRPEPVAAPKEAVDNAEDIPEEIAVDEPVSEGGDESVPQE, encoded by the coding sequence ATGAGACATTACGAAGTTGTATTTCTGGTGCACCCGGACCAAAGCCCGCAAGTGCCTGCGATGCTGGAGCGCTACCGGAGCATGATTGAAAATGATGGCGGTAAAATTCACCGCTTGGAAGATTGGGGGCGCCGGCAGCTGGCCTATTCCATTCAGAAGTTGCATAAAGCGCACTATATTCTGATGAATATTGAGTGCGATCAAAAAACCATTGACGAATTGCAAAGCCACTTCCGCTTCAATGACGCCATTTTACGTGATTTGTTCATCCGCCGCGATGAAGCGGTAACCGAGCCATCGCCCATGGCTAAGGCGATGGAGTCAGAGCGTAGGCCGGAGCCGGTTGCCGCGCCAAAAGAAGCCGTGGACAACGCCGAAGACATTCCTGAGGAAATCGCTGTGGATGAGCCGGTTTCCGAAGGCGGCGACGAATCCGTTCCGCAAGAATAA